A segment of the Nasonia vitripennis strain AsymCx chromosome 2, Nvit_psr_1.1, whole genome shotgun sequence genome:
GGGCTTGCGCTTGCGCATCAGCGCACTTACCATTGTGGACTCAGCTCAGCCTGATGTCCAAGCAGAATGCAGATGTGTCGTGTGATCGAAAGGCTAGAGAGGAAGAACTTTGGGGGGAGAACGCTTaggttaattaattaatttccttatttattAGAGAGTAAATTATCATTTAAGAAGGTGAAAAATTAACAAACTAGAAAAATGACGTTGTATCATTTCGGAAACTGTTTGGCCTTGGTTTATGTCCCTTACTACTTAACCTACAAGTACTCAGGACTGTGAGTGTTTACGATTTATTCATGAAATAAACTCTGgcttaatttaaaatattcacgtatgattttaattttattttagttcTGAGTACGGTGCATTTTGGAAATGCATTCAAGCAGGAGGAATTTATGTATTTACCCAGCTTGTAAAAATGCTTGTGCTGGCCACTTTCTTCCCAGCCGCTGACAACATAGGATACAAGGGTTTCGACTTTTTTGGTGTACGCGAACTTAATTTATTTCGTAAAAAGCTTGATGTTGGATATGGTAGTAATAATTTGGTGGGTTTCGATTGCAGGAATTCTTGAAATCCTCTATCGACTTGGCAGATTTAGTCGGAATCTATCTAGTTCTGAATGGTATACCAGGAAAGGGTCATGCTAAAGTTTTGACAGCGGGTATCGGTTGGGCAGGAGCTGAGGTTGTTCTCACAAGATTTCTCTTGCTTTGGGTTGGAGCCAGAGGAGCAGAATTTGACTGGAAGTATATCCAGAAAAGCTTGGAATCCAATATTTGTCTAGTAAGTGTCAAATAGATTTTTAACTGTGCTTGGTTTGAAATTTGCTTTTAACTAATTTGATTTTCTTAATCTAATGAATCACAGGTCCAACACATTACAACTGCTACATTGGTGTGGCTCTGGTCGAGGCATGACTTGAAACAAAGTTTGGTGCCTATTGTTGTTAGTATGCTGTTGCTCACAGTGTACAGACCTCTAATCTCAGATTTCCTAATAAATTCTTTCACTATTGGGGCTTGGTCAACATTGTTTATTAAGCTCATTACTGCAATAGTAATGGGTGCAATAACTTTACACATTTATGCAGCACTTGCATATTCCATTGGTATATTCTAAGTCTATCATAGCTGTTAATGTCATAAGATTTTGATACCAAAACTTtgtattaatataaataataaatataataaatatattagttATTACTGATATTTGGTTAATTACAGAGTTttatgaagttttttttttttattaaactgtacattatttaaaaattacatcaGAAAGTTTATATTTCAAGGTATACTAAActttacattttcattttaCAAAGTATGTAAAATATCCGATCAACTCAGTCTTTGCAAATTACTAAATGTTTGAGATTTCataataaatacttaattgccatattagaatatacgttattatttacatgattattcatgtttttcaaaatctaaaaatcttACTGGTGTGTATATAGAAGATAAAAAGATGGAAGTAaacaatttattaatattttatattttagtgcttatttaaaaaattgataaacttttattttgaaaaataccagtaacgatttttaatattttatcaaaataattacatatTCAACGCAAATTAtgtaaatgtatttatataaatatatttatatttaaacaataatttaacTTTCAGAGCGATTATCACTATCGCTCAAAATATCATGGGAAGTGGAAGAGCTAGCACTACTGTTATTAGCAATATAGTCTAAATCAGAATCTTCACTATCATCATTATTTTGTTCATTATCCTCATCAtcctcatcatcatcgtcatcaatATCAGCAGCAGCATTACGCATGTCGCGCACAAGATTTCTGCCTAATCGCTCAAGAAGATTCTGTAgttgcaataaaaaatatttactttcgTTTTACCGCatttatacgaaaaataatcTAAAGAAAAGTAATGCATACCCTAGTCTGACGTTGTCGAATATGTCCGAGAAGCATTGAATTACGTTTAATGCACTATCCAATAAAACTTCgatatcaattttattaaataataatacttttttattcttgtaaaataa
Coding sequences within it:
- the LOC100114119 gene encoding transmembrane protein 147 → MTLYHFGNCLALVYVPYYLTYKYSGLSEYGAFWKCIQAGGIYVFTQLVKMLVLATFFPAADNIGYKGFDFFGEFLKSSIDLADLVGIYLVLNGIPGKGHAKVLTAGIGWAGAEVVLTRFLLLWVGARGAEFDWKYIQKSLESNICLVQHITTATLVWLWSRHDLKQSLVPIVVSMLLLTVYRPLISDFLINSFTIGAWSTLFIKLITAIVMGAITLHIYAALAYSIGIF